In Pongo pygmaeus isolate AG05252 chromosome 13, NHGRI_mPonPyg2-v2.0_pri, whole genome shotgun sequence, one genomic interval encodes:
- the PHF2 gene encoding lysine-specific demethylase PHF2 isoform X1: protein MATVPVYCVCRLPYDVTRFMIECDACKDWFHGSCVGVEEEEAPDIDIYHCPNCEKTHGKSTLKKKRTWHKHGPGQAPDVKPVQNGSQLFIKELRSRTFPSAEDVVARVPGSQLTLGYMEEHGFTEPILVPKKDGLGLAVPAPTFYVSDVENYVGPERSVDVTDVTKQKDCKMKLKEFVDYYYSTNRKRVLNVTNLEFSDTRMSSFVEPPDIVKKLSWVENYWPDDALLAKPKVTKYCLICVKDSYTDFHIDSGGASAWYHVLKGEKTFYLIRPASANISLYERWRSASNHSEMFFADQVDKCYKCIVKQGQTLFIPSGWIYATLTPVDCLAFAGHFLHSLSVEMQMRAYEVERRLKLGSLTQFPNFETACWYMGKHLLEAFKGSHKSGKQLPPHLVQGAKILNGAFRSWTKKQALAEHEDELPEHFKPSQLIKDLAKEIRLSENASKAVRPEVNTVASSDEVCDGDREKEEPPSPIEATPPQSLLEKVSKKKTPKTVKMPKPSKIPKPPKPPKPPRPPKTLKLKDGGKKKGKKSRESASPTIPNLDLLEAHTKEALTKMEPPKKGKATKSVLSVPNKDVVHMQNDVERLEIREQTKSKSEAKWKYKNSKPDSLLKMEEEQKLEKSPLAGNKDNKFSFSFSNKKLLGSKALRPPTSPGVFGALQNFKEDKPKPVRDEYEYVSDDGELKIDEFPIRRKKNAPKRDLSFLLDKKAVLPTPVTKPKLDSAAYKQSDDSSDEGSLHIDTDTKPGRNARVKKESGSSAAGILDLLQASEEVGALEYNPSSQPPASPSTQEAIQGMLSMANLQASDSCLQTTWGAGQAKGSSLAAHGARKNGGGSGKSAGKRLLKRAAKNSVDLDDYEEEQDHLDACFKDSDYVYPSLESDEDNPIFKSRSKKRKGSDDAPYSPTARVGPSVPRQDRPVREGTRVASIETGLAAAAAKLSQQEEQKSKKKKSAKRKLTPNTTSPSTSTSISAGTTSTSTTPASTTPASTTPASTTPASTSTASSQASQEGSSPEPPPESHSSSLADHEYTAAGAFTGAQAGRASQPMAPGVFLTQRRPSASSPNNNTAAKGKRTKKGMATAKQRLGKILKIHRNGKLLL from the exons TGCTGAAGACGTGGTGGCCCGTGTGCCAGGAAGTCAGCTCACGCTGGGCTACATGGAGGAGCACGGCTTCACCGAGCCCATCCTCGTCCCTAAGAAAGACGGGCTGGGTCTGGCTGTCCCGGCCCCCACGTTCTATGTCAGTGACGTCGAGAACTACGTGG GGCCGGAGCGGAGTGTGGATGTGACAGATGTCACCAAGCAGAAGGACTGCAAGATGAAGCTGAAGGAGTTTGTGGACTATTACTACAGCACCAACCGCAAGCGGGTCCTCAACGTCACCAACCTCGAGTTCTCCGACACCCG aATGTCCAGCTTCGTGGAGCCACCTGACATTGTGAAGAAACTGTCATGGGTAGAAAACTACTGGCCAGATGATGCATTGCTGGCCAAGCCCAAAGTGACCAAGTACTGCCTGATCTGCGTGAAGGACAGTTACACCGACTTCCACATCGACTCTGGGGGCGCCTCTGCCTGGTACCACGTGCTCAAG GGGGAGAAGACCTTCTATCTCATCAGGCCGGCCTCGGCCAACATCTCCCTGTATGAGCGCTGGCGGTCTGCCTCTAACCACAGCGAGATGTTCTTTGCCGACCAGGTCGACAAATGCTACAAGTGCATCGTCAAGCAGGGCCAGACCCTCTTCATCCCCTCAG gctggatctACGCCACGCTCACCCCTGTGGACTGCCTAGCCTTCGCGGGACATTTCCTCCACAGCCTGAGCGTGGAGATGCAGATGAG AGCATATGAAGTGGAAAGGAGGTTGAAACTGGGCAGCCTGACTCAGTTTCCCAACTTCGAAACTGCGTGCTGGTACATGGGGAAGCACCTGCTGGAGGCGTTCAAAG GCTCTCACAAATCTGGGAAGCAGCTGCCCCCTCATCTAGTCCAAGGAGCTAAAATTCTCAATGGTGCTTTCCGATCATGGACGAAGAAGCAG GCTTTGGCAGAGCATGAGGACGAGCTCCCGGAGCACTTCAAACCTTCACAGCTCATCAAAGACCTGGCCAAAGAGATCCGGCTCAGTGAG AATGCCTCCAAAGCCGTCCGACCGGAAGTGAATACTGTCGCCTCATCAGATGAGGTGTGTGACGGGGACCGGGAGAAGGAGGAGCCCCCGTCTCCCATTGAGGCCACCCCGCCTCAATCCCTCCTGGAGAAAGTGTCCAAAAAAAAGACTCCCAAAACTGTGAAGATGCCCAAGCCGTCCAAAATCCCCAAGCCCCCGAAGCCCCCTAAGCCCCCAAGGCCCCCCAAAACCCTGAAGCTCAAAGATGGAggcaagaagaaagggaagaagtcCCGGGAGTCAGCCTCGCCCACCATCCCCAACCTGGACTTGCTCGAAGCCCACACCAAGGAGGCACTGACCAAGATGGAGCCACCCAAGAAGGGCAAG GCCACAAAGAGCGTCCTGAGTGTGCCCAACAAAGATGTGGTTCACATGCAGAATGATGTGGAGAGGCTGGAAATTCGAGAGCAAACCAAGAGCAAGTCAGAGGCCAAGTGGAAGTACAAG AACAGCAAACCCGACTCCTTACTGAAGATGGAAGAGGAACAGAAGCTAGAGAAGTCACCTCTAGCTGGAAACAAAGACAAcaagttctctttttctttctccaacaAGAAACTCCTTGG CTCCAAGGCTCTCAGGCCCCCGACGAGCCCTGGTGTGTTCGGGGCCTTGCAGAACTTCAAGGAGGACAAGCCCAAGCCCGTGCGGGATGAGTATGAGTACGTGTCGGACGACGGTGAGCTCAAGATCGACGAGTTTCCCATCAGGAGGAAGAAAAACGCCCCGAAAAGGGACTTGTCCT TCTTGTTGGATAAGAAGGCTGTGCTGCCCACACCTGTCACGAAGCCAAAGCTGGACTCGGCAGCGTACAAG CAGAGTGATGACTCCTCGGACGAGGGTTCGCTGCACATCGACACAGACACCAAGCCCGGCCGCAATGCCAGAGTCAAGAAGGAGAGTGGGAGCTCGGCAGCCGGCATCTTGGACCTGCTGCAGGCCAGCGAGGAGGTCGGCGCCCTGGAGTACAACCCCAGCAG CCAGCCTCCGGCCTCCCCCAGCACACAGGAAGCCATTCAGGGAATGCTGTCCATGGCCAACCTGCAGGCCTCCGACTCCTGCCTGCAGACCACGTGGGGTGCTGGCCAGGCCAAGGGGAGCTCGCTGGCTGCCCATGGTGCCCGGAAGAATGGGGGTGGCAGTGGCAAGAGTGCAGGCAAACGACTGCTGAAGAGGGCTGCCAAGAACAGTGTCGACCTGGATGACTACGAGGAAGAGCAGGACCACCTGGATGCCTGCTTCAAGGACTCAGACTATG TTTACCCCTCACTGGAGTCAGACGAAGACAACCCCATCTTCAAGTCCCGGTCGAAGAAAAGGAAAGGCTCAGACGACGCTCCCTACAGCCCAACAG CAAGGGTCGGCCCATCGGTGCCAAGACAGGACAGGCCTGTGCGTGAGGGTACACGGGTGGCTTCCATCGAGACCGGGTTGGCGGCTGCTGCAGCTAAGCTGTCCCAGCAG GAGGagcagaaaagcaagaaaaaaaagagtgccaAGAGGAAGCTGACTCCTAACACcacctccccttccacctccacctccatctctgccggcaccacctccacctccaccacgcCAGCCTCTACCACCCCTGCCTCCACCACACCAGCCTCTACCACCCCGGCCTCCACCAGCACGGCCAGCAGCCAGGCCTCGCAGGAGGGCAGCTCGCCAGAGCCCCCGCCTGAGTCGCATAGCAGCAGCCTGGCCGACCATGAGTACACAGCCGCTGGCGCCTTCACCGGGGCCCAGGCTGGCCGTGCCTCCCAGCCCATGGCCCCCGGGGTCTTTCTCACACAGAGGCGGCCCTCCGCATCGTCTCCAAACAACAACACCGCTGCCAAAG GAAAACGTACGAAAAAGGGCATGGCGACCGCCAAGCAGAGGCTtgggaaaattttgaaaattcatcGGAACGGGAAACTACTCCTTTAA
- the PHF2 gene encoding lysine-specific demethylase PHF2 isoform X3 yields MATVPVYCVCRLPYDVTRFMIECDACKDWFHGSCVGVEEEEAPDIDIYHCPNCEKTHGKSTLKKKRTWHKHGPGQAPDVKPVQNGSQLFIKELRSRTFPSAEDVVARVPGSQLTLGYMEEHGFTEPILVPKKDGLGLAVPAPTFYVSDVENYVGPERSVDVTDVTKQKDCKMKLKEFVDYYYSTNRKRVLNVTNLEFSDTRMSSFVEPPDIVKKLSWVENYWPDDALLAKPKVTKYCLICVKDSYTDFHIDSGGASAWYHVLKVDKCYKCIVKQGQTLFIPSGWIYATLTPVDCLAFAGHFLHSLSVEMQMRAYEVERRLKLGSLTQFPNFETACWYMGKHLLEAFKGSHKSGKQLPPHLVQGAKILNGAFRSWTKKQALAEHEDELPEHFKPSQLIKDLAKEIRLSENASKAVRPEVNTVASSDEVCDGDREKEEPPSPIEATPPQSLLEKVSKKKTPKTVKMPKPSKIPKPPKPPKPPRPPKTLKLKDGGKKKGKKSRESASPTIPNLDLLEAHTKEALTKMEPPKKGKATKSVLSVPNKDVVHMQNDVERLEIREQTKSKSEAKWKYKNSKPDSLLKMEEEQKLEKSPLAGNKDNKFSFSFSNKKLLGSKALRPPTSPGVFGALQNFKEDKPKPVRDEYEYVSDDGELKIDEFPIRRKKNAPKRDLSFLLDKKAVLPTPVTKPKLDSAAYKQSDDSSDEGSLHIDTDTKPGRNARVKKESGSSAAGILDLLQASEEVGALEYNPSSQPPASPSTQEAIQGMLSMANLQASDSCLQTTWGAGQAKGSSLAAHGARKNGGGSGKSAGKRLLKRAAKNSVDLDDYEEEQDHLDACFKDSDYVYPSLESDEDNPIFKSRSKKRKGSDDAPYSPTARVGPSVPRQDRPVREGTRVASIETGLAAAAAKLSQQEEQKSKKKKSAKRKLTPNTTSPSTSTSISAGTTSTSTTPASTTPASTTPASTTPASTSTASSQASQEGSSPEPPPESHSSSLADHEYTAAGAFTGAQAGRASQPMAPGVFLTQRRPSASSPNNNTAAKGKRTKKGMATAKQRLGKILKIHRNGKLLL; encoded by the exons TGCTGAAGACGTGGTGGCCCGTGTGCCAGGAAGTCAGCTCACGCTGGGCTACATGGAGGAGCACGGCTTCACCGAGCCCATCCTCGTCCCTAAGAAAGACGGGCTGGGTCTGGCTGTCCCGGCCCCCACGTTCTATGTCAGTGACGTCGAGAACTACGTGG GGCCGGAGCGGAGTGTGGATGTGACAGATGTCACCAAGCAGAAGGACTGCAAGATGAAGCTGAAGGAGTTTGTGGACTATTACTACAGCACCAACCGCAAGCGGGTCCTCAACGTCACCAACCTCGAGTTCTCCGACACCCG aATGTCCAGCTTCGTGGAGCCACCTGACATTGTGAAGAAACTGTCATGGGTAGAAAACTACTGGCCAGATGATGCATTGCTGGCCAAGCCCAAAGTGACCAAGTACTGCCTGATCTGCGTGAAGGACAGTTACACCGACTTCCACATCGACTCTGGGGGCGCCTCTGCCTGGTACCACGTGCTCAAG GTCGACAAATGCTACAAGTGCATCGTCAAGCAGGGCCAGACCCTCTTCATCCCCTCAG gctggatctACGCCACGCTCACCCCTGTGGACTGCCTAGCCTTCGCGGGACATTTCCTCCACAGCCTGAGCGTGGAGATGCAGATGAG AGCATATGAAGTGGAAAGGAGGTTGAAACTGGGCAGCCTGACTCAGTTTCCCAACTTCGAAACTGCGTGCTGGTACATGGGGAAGCACCTGCTGGAGGCGTTCAAAG GCTCTCACAAATCTGGGAAGCAGCTGCCCCCTCATCTAGTCCAAGGAGCTAAAATTCTCAATGGTGCTTTCCGATCATGGACGAAGAAGCAG GCTTTGGCAGAGCATGAGGACGAGCTCCCGGAGCACTTCAAACCTTCACAGCTCATCAAAGACCTGGCCAAAGAGATCCGGCTCAGTGAG AATGCCTCCAAAGCCGTCCGACCGGAAGTGAATACTGTCGCCTCATCAGATGAGGTGTGTGACGGGGACCGGGAGAAGGAGGAGCCCCCGTCTCCCATTGAGGCCACCCCGCCTCAATCCCTCCTGGAGAAAGTGTCCAAAAAAAAGACTCCCAAAACTGTGAAGATGCCCAAGCCGTCCAAAATCCCCAAGCCCCCGAAGCCCCCTAAGCCCCCAAGGCCCCCCAAAACCCTGAAGCTCAAAGATGGAggcaagaagaaagggaagaagtcCCGGGAGTCAGCCTCGCCCACCATCCCCAACCTGGACTTGCTCGAAGCCCACACCAAGGAGGCACTGACCAAGATGGAGCCACCCAAGAAGGGCAAG GCCACAAAGAGCGTCCTGAGTGTGCCCAACAAAGATGTGGTTCACATGCAGAATGATGTGGAGAGGCTGGAAATTCGAGAGCAAACCAAGAGCAAGTCAGAGGCCAAGTGGAAGTACAAG AACAGCAAACCCGACTCCTTACTGAAGATGGAAGAGGAACAGAAGCTAGAGAAGTCACCTCTAGCTGGAAACAAAGACAAcaagttctctttttctttctccaacaAGAAACTCCTTGG CTCCAAGGCTCTCAGGCCCCCGACGAGCCCTGGTGTGTTCGGGGCCTTGCAGAACTTCAAGGAGGACAAGCCCAAGCCCGTGCGGGATGAGTATGAGTACGTGTCGGACGACGGTGAGCTCAAGATCGACGAGTTTCCCATCAGGAGGAAGAAAAACGCCCCGAAAAGGGACTTGTCCT TCTTGTTGGATAAGAAGGCTGTGCTGCCCACACCTGTCACGAAGCCAAAGCTGGACTCGGCAGCGTACAAG CAGAGTGATGACTCCTCGGACGAGGGTTCGCTGCACATCGACACAGACACCAAGCCCGGCCGCAATGCCAGAGTCAAGAAGGAGAGTGGGAGCTCGGCAGCCGGCATCTTGGACCTGCTGCAGGCCAGCGAGGAGGTCGGCGCCCTGGAGTACAACCCCAGCAG CCAGCCTCCGGCCTCCCCCAGCACACAGGAAGCCATTCAGGGAATGCTGTCCATGGCCAACCTGCAGGCCTCCGACTCCTGCCTGCAGACCACGTGGGGTGCTGGCCAGGCCAAGGGGAGCTCGCTGGCTGCCCATGGTGCCCGGAAGAATGGGGGTGGCAGTGGCAAGAGTGCAGGCAAACGACTGCTGAAGAGGGCTGCCAAGAACAGTGTCGACCTGGATGACTACGAGGAAGAGCAGGACCACCTGGATGCCTGCTTCAAGGACTCAGACTATG TTTACCCCTCACTGGAGTCAGACGAAGACAACCCCATCTTCAAGTCCCGGTCGAAGAAAAGGAAAGGCTCAGACGACGCTCCCTACAGCCCAACAG CAAGGGTCGGCCCATCGGTGCCAAGACAGGACAGGCCTGTGCGTGAGGGTACACGGGTGGCTTCCATCGAGACCGGGTTGGCGGCTGCTGCAGCTAAGCTGTCCCAGCAG GAGGagcagaaaagcaagaaaaaaaagagtgccaAGAGGAAGCTGACTCCTAACACcacctccccttccacctccacctccatctctgccggcaccacctccacctccaccacgcCAGCCTCTACCACCCCTGCCTCCACCACACCAGCCTCTACCACCCCGGCCTCCACCAGCACGGCCAGCAGCCAGGCCTCGCAGGAGGGCAGCTCGCCAGAGCCCCCGCCTGAGTCGCATAGCAGCAGCCTGGCCGACCATGAGTACACAGCCGCTGGCGCCTTCACCGGGGCCCAGGCTGGCCGTGCCTCCCAGCCCATGGCCCCCGGGGTCTTTCTCACACAGAGGCGGCCCTCCGCATCGTCTCCAAACAACAACACCGCTGCCAAAG GAAAACGTACGAAAAAGGGCATGGCGACCGCCAAGCAGAGGCTtgggaaaattttgaaaattcatcGGAACGGGAAACTACTCCTTTAA
- the PHF2 gene encoding lysine-specific demethylase PHF2 isoform X4, producing MATVPVYCVCRLPYDVTRFMIECDACKDWFHGSCVGVEEEEAPDIDIYHCPNCEKTHGKSTLKKKRTWHKHGPGQAPDVKPVQNGSQLFIKELRSRTFPSAEDVVARVPGSQLTLGYMEEHGFTEPILVPKKDGLGLAVPAPTFYVSDVENYVGPERSVDVTDVTKQKDCKMKLKEFVDYYYSTNRKRVLNVTNLEFSDTRMSSFVEPPDIVKKLSWVENYWPDDALLAKPKVTKYCLICVKDSYTDFHIDSGGASAWYHVLKVDKCYKCIVKQGQTLFIPSGWIYATLTPVDCLAFAGHFLHSLSVEMQMRAYEVERRLKLGSLTQFPNFETACWYMGKHLLEAFKGSHKSGKQLPPHLVQGAKILNGAFRSWTKKQALAEHEDELPEHFKPSQLIKDLAKEIRLSENASKAVRPEVNTVASSDEVCDGDREKEEPPSPIEATPPQSLLEKVSKKKTPKTVKMPKPSKIPKPPKPPKPPRPPKTLKLKDGGKKKGKKSRESASPTIPNLDLLEAHTKEALTKMEPPKKGKATKSVLSVPNKDVVHMQNDVERLEIREQTKSKSEAKWKYKNSKPDSLLKMEEEQKLEKSPLAGNKDNKFSFSFSNKKLLGSKALRPPTSPGVFGALQNFKEDKPKPVRDEYEYVSDDGELKIDEFPIRRKKNAPKRDLSFLLDKKAVLPTPVTKPKLDSAAYKSDDSSDEGSLHIDTDTKPGRNARVKKESGSSAAGILDLLQASEEVGALEYNPSSQPPASPSTQEAIQGMLSMANLQASDSCLQTTWGAGQAKGSSLAAHGARKNGGGSGKSAGKRLLKRAAKNSVDLDDYEEEQDHLDACFKDSDYVYPSLESDEDNPIFKSRSKKRKGSDDAPYSPTARVGPSVPRQDRPVREGTRVASIETGLAAAAAKLSQQEEQKSKKKKSAKRKLTPNTTSPSTSTSISAGTTSTSTTPASTTPASTTPASTTPASTSTASSQASQEGSSPEPPPESHSSSLADHEYTAAGAFTGAQAGRASQPMAPGVFLTQRRPSASSPNNNTAAKGKRTKKGMATAKQRLGKILKIHRNGKLLL from the exons TGCTGAAGACGTGGTGGCCCGTGTGCCAGGAAGTCAGCTCACGCTGGGCTACATGGAGGAGCACGGCTTCACCGAGCCCATCCTCGTCCCTAAGAAAGACGGGCTGGGTCTGGCTGTCCCGGCCCCCACGTTCTATGTCAGTGACGTCGAGAACTACGTGG GGCCGGAGCGGAGTGTGGATGTGACAGATGTCACCAAGCAGAAGGACTGCAAGATGAAGCTGAAGGAGTTTGTGGACTATTACTACAGCACCAACCGCAAGCGGGTCCTCAACGTCACCAACCTCGAGTTCTCCGACACCCG aATGTCCAGCTTCGTGGAGCCACCTGACATTGTGAAGAAACTGTCATGGGTAGAAAACTACTGGCCAGATGATGCATTGCTGGCCAAGCCCAAAGTGACCAAGTACTGCCTGATCTGCGTGAAGGACAGTTACACCGACTTCCACATCGACTCTGGGGGCGCCTCTGCCTGGTACCACGTGCTCAAG GTCGACAAATGCTACAAGTGCATCGTCAAGCAGGGCCAGACCCTCTTCATCCCCTCAG gctggatctACGCCACGCTCACCCCTGTGGACTGCCTAGCCTTCGCGGGACATTTCCTCCACAGCCTGAGCGTGGAGATGCAGATGAG AGCATATGAAGTGGAAAGGAGGTTGAAACTGGGCAGCCTGACTCAGTTTCCCAACTTCGAAACTGCGTGCTGGTACATGGGGAAGCACCTGCTGGAGGCGTTCAAAG GCTCTCACAAATCTGGGAAGCAGCTGCCCCCTCATCTAGTCCAAGGAGCTAAAATTCTCAATGGTGCTTTCCGATCATGGACGAAGAAGCAG GCTTTGGCAGAGCATGAGGACGAGCTCCCGGAGCACTTCAAACCTTCACAGCTCATCAAAGACCTGGCCAAAGAGATCCGGCTCAGTGAG AATGCCTCCAAAGCCGTCCGACCGGAAGTGAATACTGTCGCCTCATCAGATGAGGTGTGTGACGGGGACCGGGAGAAGGAGGAGCCCCCGTCTCCCATTGAGGCCACCCCGCCTCAATCCCTCCTGGAGAAAGTGTCCAAAAAAAAGACTCCCAAAACTGTGAAGATGCCCAAGCCGTCCAAAATCCCCAAGCCCCCGAAGCCCCCTAAGCCCCCAAGGCCCCCCAAAACCCTGAAGCTCAAAGATGGAggcaagaagaaagggaagaagtcCCGGGAGTCAGCCTCGCCCACCATCCCCAACCTGGACTTGCTCGAAGCCCACACCAAGGAGGCACTGACCAAGATGGAGCCACCCAAGAAGGGCAAG GCCACAAAGAGCGTCCTGAGTGTGCCCAACAAAGATGTGGTTCACATGCAGAATGATGTGGAGAGGCTGGAAATTCGAGAGCAAACCAAGAGCAAGTCAGAGGCCAAGTGGAAGTACAAG AACAGCAAACCCGACTCCTTACTGAAGATGGAAGAGGAACAGAAGCTAGAGAAGTCACCTCTAGCTGGAAACAAAGACAAcaagttctctttttctttctccaacaAGAAACTCCTTGG CTCCAAGGCTCTCAGGCCCCCGACGAGCCCTGGTGTGTTCGGGGCCTTGCAGAACTTCAAGGAGGACAAGCCCAAGCCCGTGCGGGATGAGTATGAGTACGTGTCGGACGACGGTGAGCTCAAGATCGACGAGTTTCCCATCAGGAGGAAGAAAAACGCCCCGAAAAGGGACTTGTCCT TCTTGTTGGATAAGAAGGCTGTGCTGCCCACACCTGTCACGAAGCCAAAGCTGGACTCGGCAGCGTACAAG AGTGATGACTCCTCGGACGAGGGTTCGCTGCACATCGACACAGACACCAAGCCCGGCCGCAATGCCAGAGTCAAGAAGGAGAGTGGGAGCTCGGCAGCCGGCATCTTGGACCTGCTGCAGGCCAGCGAGGAGGTCGGCGCCCTGGAGTACAACCCCAGCAG CCAGCCTCCGGCCTCCCCCAGCACACAGGAAGCCATTCAGGGAATGCTGTCCATGGCCAACCTGCAGGCCTCCGACTCCTGCCTGCAGACCACGTGGGGTGCTGGCCAGGCCAAGGGGAGCTCGCTGGCTGCCCATGGTGCCCGGAAGAATGGGGGTGGCAGTGGCAAGAGTGCAGGCAAACGACTGCTGAAGAGGGCTGCCAAGAACAGTGTCGACCTGGATGACTACGAGGAAGAGCAGGACCACCTGGATGCCTGCTTCAAGGACTCAGACTATG TTTACCCCTCACTGGAGTCAGACGAAGACAACCCCATCTTCAAGTCCCGGTCGAAGAAAAGGAAAGGCTCAGACGACGCTCCCTACAGCCCAACAG CAAGGGTCGGCCCATCGGTGCCAAGACAGGACAGGCCTGTGCGTGAGGGTACACGGGTGGCTTCCATCGAGACCGGGTTGGCGGCTGCTGCAGCTAAGCTGTCCCAGCAG GAGGagcagaaaagcaagaaaaaaaagagtgccaAGAGGAAGCTGACTCCTAACACcacctccccttccacctccacctccatctctgccggcaccacctccacctccaccacgcCAGCCTCTACCACCCCTGCCTCCACCACACCAGCCTCTACCACCCCGGCCTCCACCAGCACGGCCAGCAGCCAGGCCTCGCAGGAGGGCAGCTCGCCAGAGCCCCCGCCTGAGTCGCATAGCAGCAGCCTGGCCGACCATGAGTACACAGCCGCTGGCGCCTTCACCGGGGCCCAGGCTGGCCGTGCCTCCCAGCCCATGGCCCCCGGGGTCTTTCTCACACAGAGGCGGCCCTCCGCATCGTCTCCAAACAACAACACCGCTGCCAAAG GAAAACGTACGAAAAAGGGCATGGCGACCGCCAAGCAGAGGCTtgggaaaattttgaaaattcatcGGAACGGGAAACTACTCCTTTAA